A region from the Osmerus eperlanus chromosome 11, fOsmEpe2.1, whole genome shotgun sequence genome encodes:
- the LOC134029171 gene encoding uncharacterized protein LOC134029171, with the protein MMLLVSFSLSLLLIPDPVSSVGAQTWPETVRVVLGQDLVLNCTYNCSSGFIKGCWVQGGLKRGLTLEGHQDAHCPSITNLQGDLCTLSRTLSSVTVNDTRYNYTCVTVDKGQANLPRRTERVVQLQLPQDTSDLSGQMVSSPAVTTAASDVSKTTMVKKEPDEDQESTGVKVLATVSVVVAVVLTALAAHLCLSRGRGPKGNPAFTSLKTSSENTRVVRPTATGPSSAVTERVALRITPPDDQSDHEVPYADIMISVRGSSTPELTTASYLTTGDHRDCWREEAGPGLHPRANLQACRSADRLHPYPREVNRKMSTSSEYAVITYS; encoded by the exons ATGATGCTGCTAGTCTCCTTCAGCTTGTCATTGCTTCTGATTCCAG ATCCAGTGTCAAGTGTGGGTGCACAGACATGGCCTGAGACTGTTCGCGTGGTCCTGGGTCAGGATCTGGTCCTGAACTGCACCTACAACTGCTCCTCCGGCTTCATCAAGGGCTGCTGGGTCCAGGGGGGCCTGAAGCGGGGCCTGACATTGGAGGGCCACCAAGACGCGCATTGTCCCTCCATCACCAACCTCCAGGGTGACCTCTGCACTCTGTCCCGGACGTTGTCTAGTGTGACGGTTAACGACACGAGGTACAACTACACCTGTGTCACCGTGGACAAGGGACAGGCGAATCTGCCACGCAGGACGGAGAGGGTGGTGCAGCTGCAGCTACCTCAAG ATACTTCAGATCTCTCAGGCCAGATGGTCTCTTCACCAGCTGTGACCACAGCTGCCTCAG ATGTTTCTAAGACCACCATGGTGAAAAAGGAGCCGGATGAGGATCAGg AGTCCACAGGTGTGAAGGTGTTAGCAACAGTCTCCGTTGTGGTTGCCGTGGTGTTGACTGCACTAGCGGCACATCTGTGCTTGAGTCGTGGTAGAGGCCCGAAAG gaaaTCCTGCTTTTACATCTCTCAA GACTTCTTCAGAAAATACTAGGGTTGTCCGACCCACAGCGACAG GCCCAAGCTCAGCAGTAACAGAGAGAGTGGCACTGAGAATTACACCTCCTG ATGACCAGAGTGATCACGAGGTTCCTTACGCTGACATCATGATCTCTGTCCGaggatccagcacaccagagctCACCACTGCCTCCTATCTGACCACAGGGGACCACAGAGAC tgctggagagaggaggctgggccgGGCCTCCACCCCCGTGCTAATCTCCAGGCCTGCAGGTCTGCTGACAGGCTGCATCCCTACCCCAGGGAGGTGAACCGCAAGATGAGCACCAGCTCTGAGTACGCTGTCATCACTTACTCTTAG